One window from the genome of Bdellovibrio sp. NC01 encodes:
- a CDS encoding molybdopterin-binding protein, with protein MKAAVLGIGTELVDGQIVNKNAAWISERLKQLGLTTALHLVVPDDKKLMLEAMDFCASYGDLLFLTGGLGPTTDDFTRDIVSEWSDKPLIFDEGSWQHIKDRLEPRGYVVKDVQRQQCFYPQGATVLKNMEGTANGFSLEAKDKKLFVLPGPPREVEAVWNSSIHQWLVDNTTHIDPYVTRHWDTMGVGESDVALIVEDVLKGVEVEKGYRVHLPYVEVKMSFFKSQEKQFEPYIEKITQALGHCLITRDQEDVPLMLAKALAPFNSLSVQDSVTGQFLMNRLIPVLRDHMTNKQWSFSNNVIDDHAQVRLMLQPKDEHSCVVSIEKGNQRFADILDSPYKQMPMRERRAQYFAEVAMIFWLRHL; from the coding sequence ATGAAAGCAGCTGTTCTTGGTATCGGTACCGAACTGGTCGATGGTCAAATAGTTAACAAAAATGCCGCGTGGATTTCAGAGCGCCTGAAACAATTAGGTCTGACAACGGCTCTGCATCTGGTTGTTCCCGACGATAAAAAACTCATGCTTGAGGCGATGGATTTTTGCGCAAGTTATGGCGATCTTCTGTTCCTGACGGGCGGCTTAGGTCCCACAACCGATGACTTCACTCGTGATATTGTTTCCGAATGGAGTGATAAGCCTTTGATTTTTGACGAAGGCTCGTGGCAACACATTAAAGATCGTCTTGAACCGCGCGGCTACGTCGTGAAAGACGTGCAACGCCAGCAGTGCTTTTATCCGCAAGGCGCGACGGTTTTGAAAAACATGGAAGGCACGGCCAACGGTTTTTCGCTAGAGGCAAAAGACAAAAAGCTTTTCGTTTTACCGGGACCTCCACGTGAAGTTGAAGCCGTGTGGAATTCTTCCATTCATCAATGGCTTGTCGACAATACGACTCACATTGATCCCTACGTGACTCGTCACTGGGATACAATGGGTGTTGGCGAATCAGACGTAGCGTTAATCGTCGAAGACGTTTTAAAAGGTGTCGAAGTCGAAAAAGGCTATCGTGTGCATTTGCCTTACGTCGAAGTGAAAATGTCCTTCTTTAAGTCACAAGAAAAACAGTTCGAACCGTACATTGAGAAAATCACACAAGCCCTGGGCCATTGCCTGATCACACGCGATCAAGAAGACGTGCCGTTGATGTTGGCAAAAGCTTTGGCACCGTTTAATTCGTTAAGCGTGCAAGATTCTGTGACAGGACAATTTTTGATGAACCGTTTGATACCTGTGTTGCGCGATCATATGACGAACAAACAGTGGAGCTTTTCCAATAATGTTATCGACGATCACGCGCAAGTGCGTTTGATGTTGCAACCTAAAGATGAGCATTCCTGTGTCGTGAGTATCGAAAAAGGCAATCAGCGTTTCGCCGATATTCTTGATAGTCCGTACAAACAAATGCCAATGCGCGAACGTCGCGCGCAGTATTTCGCTGAAGTCGCGATGATTTTTTGGCTTAGACATTTGTAA
- a CDS encoding tyrosine-protein phosphatase, whose amino-acid sequence MKKTALILPLLLLACAEKKVQTSSADNATSLKNTVAKTSFMSKPQPTEPVEPVFDEKYEGSKLVNYRKNDALHMSGSSMFNPKNVKELAKPAKKMKAPLYIFDLRQESHGFINDKPVTWQAPNDWANADLTHTEVLQRERRLLLDTGIGTKFAGQTVQSIETEESVVRSRGYEYVRLTVTDHLRPDDGEVDRFIEAVRALPEKNWVHFHCRAGKGRTTTFMVMYDMLRNAKTDSLEDIVNRNAKLSDEYDVLDVPAQDNWKYQYQKERAQFIRDFYNYAKAHPNGSDVLWTDWTK is encoded by the coding sequence ATGAAGAAAACAGCCCTGATTCTGCCGTTATTGTTGCTCGCTTGTGCTGAAAAGAAAGTTCAAACTTCTTCAGCGGACAATGCGACTTCTCTTAAAAATACTGTGGCGAAAACTTCTTTCATGAGCAAGCCTCAACCCACAGAGCCCGTTGAGCCGGTCTTTGACGAAAAATACGAAGGTTCAAAACTTGTTAATTATCGTAAGAACGACGCCCTTCACATGTCGGGTAGTTCCATGTTCAATCCTAAAAACGTCAAAGAGCTAGCTAAGCCCGCAAAGAAAATGAAGGCTCCACTTTACATTTTCGATTTGCGCCAAGAATCGCACGGTTTCATCAATGATAAACCTGTGACCTGGCAGGCTCCTAATGATTGGGCTAACGCCGATCTGACTCACACTGAAGTTTTGCAACGTGAACGCCGCCTGCTGCTTGATACAGGTATCGGTACGAAGTTCGCCGGGCAAACTGTACAAAGTATTGAAACCGAAGAAAGTGTCGTGCGCAGTCGTGGTTATGAATACGTGCGTCTGACAGTGACAGACCATCTTCGTCCCGATGACGGTGAAGTGGATCGTTTCATTGAAGCTGTTCGTGCATTGCCTGAAAAGAACTGGGTGCACTTCCATTGTCGTGCTGGCAAAGGTCGCACTACGACGTTTATGGTCATGTACGATATGCTTCGCAACGCTAAAACAGATTCCTTGGAAGACATCGTGAATCGTAATGCAAAATTGAGTGATGAATACGACGTGCTTGATGTACCAGCGCAAGATAATTGGAAATATCAATACCAAAAAGAACGTGCGCAGTTTATCCGCGACTTCTATAATTATGCGAAAGCTCACCCGAATGGCAGCGATGTTCTTTGGACAGATTGGACGAAATAA
- a CDS encoding acyl-CoA dehydrogenase family protein, producing the protein MSFNWKEFDLYNPTPEHAMLRETVKQFTEAEVEPQAHEYDRSEKFNLPLFKKIGELGLLGITVPEQFGGAGMDATAATIVHEELSASDPGFCLAYLAHSMLCVNNIAVNGSDEQRLRILPKLCSGEWVGSMAMSEPAVGTDVLGMQTKAVKKGNEWVINGRKMWITNGTVDENNTPCDLVLVYAKTGEKQGRALISTFLVEKEHKGFQVGQKIKDKLGMRGSNTAELVFQDCHVPESALVGHEGDSMLHMMRNLEIERLTLAAMSLGIARRSIEIMNRYATEREAFGKSLNHFGQMQRYIADSYAEYKAARAYVYETARRMDLNKEGNRLDSDGVKLVATTMAKNVADRAIQVLGGYGYVGEYVVERLWRDAKLLEIGGGTLEAHQKNITRDLAKNPESLYK; encoded by the coding sequence ATGTCTTTCAACTGGAAAGAATTCGACCTCTATAATCCAACACCTGAACACGCAATGTTGCGTGAAACTGTAAAGCAATTCACAGAGGCCGAGGTTGAACCTCAAGCTCACGAATACGATCGTTCTGAAAAATTCAATCTTCCATTGTTCAAAAAAATCGGTGAACTAGGTTTGCTAGGTATCACAGTTCCAGAACAATTCGGCGGCGCGGGTATGGACGCGACAGCTGCAACAATCGTTCATGAAGAGTTGTCTGCTTCTGATCCAGGTTTCTGCTTGGCTTATCTTGCGCACTCGATGCTTTGTGTGAACAACATCGCAGTGAACGGCAGTGATGAACAACGTCTTCGCATTTTGCCAAAACTTTGCTCTGGTGAGTGGGTTGGTTCGATGGCGATGTCGGAGCCTGCAGTAGGTACTGACGTTCTTGGCATGCAAACAAAAGCTGTTAAGAAGGGCAACGAGTGGGTGATCAACGGTCGTAAGATGTGGATCACAAATGGAACTGTTGATGAAAACAATACTCCTTGTGACTTGGTTTTGGTTTACGCAAAGACAGGCGAAAAACAAGGTCGTGCATTGATCTCTACATTCTTGGTAGAGAAAGAACACAAAGGTTTCCAAGTTGGTCAAAAGATCAAAGACAAATTGGGTATGCGTGGTTCAAACACAGCAGAGCTTGTGTTCCAAGACTGCCATGTTCCTGAATCGGCATTGGTCGGTCATGAAGGTGATTCAATGTTGCACATGATGCGTAACCTTGAAATCGAACGTCTGACTTTGGCAGCAATGAGCTTGGGTATCGCACGTCGTTCCATCGAAATCATGAATCGCTACGCAACAGAACGTGAAGCATTTGGTAAATCTTTGAACCACTTCGGTCAAATGCAACGCTACATCGCTGACAGCTATGCTGAATACAAAGCTGCACGCGCTTACGTTTACGAAACAGCTCGTCGCATGGATTTGAACAAAGAAGGCAATCGTTTGGATTCAGACGGTGTGAAACTTGTTGCAACGACAATGGCGAAAAACGTTGCTGACCGCGCGATCCAAGTTTTGGGTGGTTACGGTTATGTGGGTGAGTACGTTGTTGAAAGACTATGGAGAGATGCGAAGTTGCTAGAAATTGGCGGCGGTACTCTTGAAGCGCACCAAAAAAATATCACTCGCGATTTGGCTAAAAATCCAGAATCTCTGTATAAATAA
- a CDS encoding alpha/beta fold hydrolase translates to MSHHKITYRERGQGPILLLLHGYGGSIHHWQPVADLLESKYRVIVPNLGHLYLSTDKLTFTQQIENLAEFITVHFPNEKVNVAGLSFGGALAWGLATRYPHLVKRTALINPMVTDPVRSFTPLELRFFFTIPLNLKSIYVMLTTPMGKAFLRRSAQIFRDERSEGVTAVERLQGRKLQFVAYMIHHFAWVLRNENWQSWSKELLTYRGECRLIFDKEDLLFTEDSYYKFAQLIGCEDVIRLEGAGHLAIKSQPQMIAEHLLEFFAGKVVAA, encoded by the coding sequence ATGTCTCATCATAAGATCACTTACCGCGAGCGCGGGCAGGGCCCTATTTTACTTCTACTTCATGGTTACGGTGGAAGTATTCATCATTGGCAACCTGTTGCGGATCTTCTTGAAAGCAAATACCGAGTCATCGTTCCAAACTTAGGCCATCTTTATCTCAGCACGGACAAACTGACGTTCACTCAACAAATCGAAAATCTTGCTGAGTTTATTACAGTGCATTTTCCAAATGAAAAAGTGAATGTGGCAGGTTTGAGTTTTGGTGGGGCGCTGGCGTGGGGCTTAGCCACTCGTTATCCGCATTTGGTGAAACGAACGGCGTTGATTAATCCGATGGTCACTGATCCCGTGCGCTCTTTCACGCCGCTGGAATTAAGATTCTTTTTTACGATTCCGCTGAATTTAAAAAGCATCTATGTGATGTTAACGACTCCGATGGGGAAGGCGTTCTTGCGTCGTTCGGCGCAGATCTTCCGTGATGAGCGTTCTGAAGGTGTCACTGCCGTTGAAAGACTGCAAGGTCGTAAGCTGCAATTCGTCGCCTATATGATTCATCACTTCGCGTGGGTTTTGCGCAATGAAAACTGGCAGTCGTGGAGTAAAGAATTATTAACTTATCGAGGTGAGTGTCGTTTGATCTTCGATAAAGAAGATCTTCTTTTCACAGAGGATTCTTATTATAAGTTTGCGCAATTAATTGGATGCGAAGATGTGATTCGTTTAGAAGGGGCGGGACACTTAGCTATTAAATCCCAACCCCAAATGATCGCAGAACACTTACTTGAATTTTTTGCGGGAAAAGTTGTAGCAGCTTAA
- a CDS encoding S1 RNA-binding domain-containing protein, protein MSKKDIFGDDVNEGKSFEDFEAMFSNSEKSLKTRMSVGDQFQGEILSIGKEESFVSTGTTNDGLIMTKDLLDENKQVKYHVGDVIDCVVVAIKGGEIRVAKKGAMSGVSTDSLEDAFDMELPIEGKVTEAVNGGFRVAIAGKTAFCPISQIDSKFVTDTAEYVGRKFEFLITQFDAKGRNIVVSRRKLLDLQKAEFEGAFMQKHQPGTIMDGKIVRLEKFGAFVELEGGVEGLVHVSELSWSRIHDPKEVVTVGQPVTVKLLKMEEVDGGKLKISLSIKQADGEGNPWTTVNQRFPVGTVVKGTVEKKEQYGLFVTLAPGITGLLPRSKWRDSVDANTFENKKKGDEITVQVDQILFEDKKISLGVPGESEDGGWRAHQSASSGGFASLGDALKGLKIK, encoded by the coding sequence ATGTCTAAAAAAGATATTTTTGGTGATGATGTTAATGAAGGTAAATCTTTTGAAGATTTTGAGGCGATGTTCTCTAATTCTGAAAAAAGTTTGAAGACTCGCATGTCTGTGGGTGATCAGTTCCAAGGTGAGATTCTTTCAATCGGTAAAGAAGAATCGTTTGTTTCTACAGGAACAACGAACGACGGTTTGATCATGACTAAAGATCTTTTGGACGAAAACAAACAAGTTAAATATCACGTAGGTGATGTTATTGACTGTGTTGTTGTTGCGATCAAAGGCGGCGAGATTCGTGTTGCTAAAAAAGGCGCGATGTCTGGTGTTTCTACAGATTCATTGGAAGATGCTTTCGACATGGAACTTCCTATTGAAGGTAAAGTGACTGAAGCAGTTAACGGTGGTTTCCGTGTTGCTATCGCTGGTAAAACGGCGTTCTGTCCAATCTCGCAAATTGATTCTAAATTTGTCACTGACACGGCTGAATATGTAGGTCGCAAGTTTGAATTCCTCATCACGCAATTCGATGCGAAAGGCCGCAACATTGTGGTTTCTCGTCGTAAACTTTTGGATCTGCAAAAAGCGGAATTCGAAGGCGCGTTCATGCAAAAACATCAACCGGGCACAATCATGGACGGTAAAATCGTTCGTCTTGAAAAGTTCGGTGCCTTTGTTGAACTTGAAGGTGGCGTTGAAGGTTTGGTTCACGTTTCTGAACTTTCGTGGTCACGTATTCACGATCCAAAAGAAGTTGTTACTGTGGGCCAACCAGTCACGGTTAAACTTTTGAAAATGGAAGAAGTTGACGGTGGCAAATTGAAGATTTCATTGTCAATCAAGCAAGCGGACGGCGAAGGCAATCCGTGGACGACTGTGAATCAACGTTTCCCAGTAGGCACTGTTGTTAAAGGAACTGTTGAAAAGAAAGAACAATACGGTTTGTTCGTCACACTGGCTCCAGGTATCACAGGTCTATTGCCTCGTTCTAAATGGCGCGATTCAGTGGATGCGAACACTTTCGAGAATAAGAAAAAAGGTGACGAGATCACTGTGCAAGTTGATCAAATCCTTTTCGAAGATAAAAAGATCTCGTTGGGTGTTCCTGGCGAATCTGAAGACGGTGGCTGGAGAGCACACCAATCAGCTTCTTCGGGCGGTTTCGCTTCGTTGGGCGACGCACTTAAAGGTTTGAAAATTAAGTAG
- a CDS encoding vitamin B12-dependent ribonucleotide reductase, producing MAKTTTLHSPSYFVPAGKNPESLFQWKKVDCQIKNRKGDIFFEMNNVEAPEGWSQLAVEIAASKYFRKVGVPKTKSEKSVRQLVDRVVKAIVASGIKQKNYFASKKDADTFAKELKYILLSQRGAFNSPVWFNAGLWESYKISSPSEHFAWDERKKSIQATENAYERPQCSACFIQSVQDSIEDIFELAKTEAKLFKYGSGTGSNFSAIRSKYEPTSSGGHSSGLISFLEVLDRGAGAIKSGGTTRRAAKMVVVDIDHPEVLDFIEWKMKEEKKAHMLIAAGLSSDFEGEAYRTVSGQNANNSVRVTDAFMKAILEEKPWKLKARVTGKVHRELPSGEVWEKIAHSAWVCADPGIQFHDTINKWHTCPNTDIIRSSNPCSEYMFLDDSACNLASINLVKFLNPDGSFDFESLIHTARTLFVAQEILVDYSSYPTEKIAQNSHDYRPLGLGFANLGSLLMRKGLPYDSHEGRAWAGALTSLIHGVAYLTSAEMARAKGAFAGFKKNRAPMMKVMKMHAKAVNGVEWAMLPPGLDKAVKNLWKAVLYNGNKHGFRNAQATVIAPTGTIGLLMDCDTTGIEPDFSLIKFKKLVGGGEIQIVNQAVEPALRALNYSDDQISRILKWVEEHNSLEHCPDVKKEHLPVFDCANAAPGGRVLSPESHVKMMAVVQPFISGAISKTVNLPNAATEKDISDIYFLAWRLGVKAVAVYRDGSKQSQPLNLKIKGETLEGKTKEIKVDIVPEFTMKCPECGSDTVLTSGCYRCPNCGTTVGCS from the coding sequence ATGGCAAAAACAACGACACTGCATTCTCCATCTTATTTTGTTCCGGCTGGTAAAAATCCAGAAAGCCTTTTTCAGTGGAAGAAGGTGGATTGCCAAATCAAGAATCGCAAAGGCGACATCTTTTTTGAGATGAATAACGTCGAAGCGCCTGAAGGTTGGTCACAACTTGCAGTTGAAATTGCAGCAAGCAAGTACTTCCGCAAAGTCGGAGTGCCAAAAACAAAATCAGAAAAATCTGTGCGCCAGCTCGTGGACCGAGTGGTGAAAGCCATCGTCGCTTCAGGAATTAAGCAGAAAAATTATTTTGCTTCAAAAAAAGATGCCGACACTTTCGCAAAGGAATTGAAATACATTCTGTTATCACAGCGGGGAGCCTTCAACAGCCCGGTGTGGTTCAATGCGGGTTTGTGGGAGTCATATAAAATCTCTTCGCCTAGTGAACACTTCGCGTGGGACGAAAGAAAAAAATCCATTCAAGCGACTGAAAATGCTTACGAACGTCCACAGTGTTCAGCATGTTTCATTCAAAGTGTTCAGGATTCGATTGAAGATATTTTTGAACTCGCTAAAACCGAAGCAAAACTTTTCAAATACGGATCGGGCACAGGCAGTAACTTTTCTGCAATTCGCAGTAAGTACGAACCCACTAGTTCAGGCGGGCACAGTTCCGGTTTAATTTCATTCCTTGAAGTTTTAGATCGGGGAGCGGGCGCGATTAAATCAGGCGGCACCACTCGTCGTGCTGCGAAGATGGTTGTGGTCGACATTGATCATCCGGAAGTTTTAGATTTCATCGAATGGAAAATGAAAGAAGAAAAGAAAGCCCACATGCTGATCGCAGCGGGTCTTAGTTCTGATTTCGAAGGGGAAGCGTATCGCACGGTATCGGGTCAAAACGCCAACAACTCTGTGCGTGTGACTGATGCGTTTATGAAAGCGATCTTAGAAGAAAAACCTTGGAAACTAAAAGCCCGTGTCACTGGCAAGGTTCATCGCGAACTGCCGTCGGGTGAAGTGTGGGAGAAAATCGCGCACTCGGCTTGGGTGTGCGCGGATCCGGGGATTCAATTCCACGATACTATCAACAAGTGGCACACATGTCCTAATACCGACATTATTCGTTCCAGCAATCCATGTTCGGAATATATGTTCTTGGACGATTCAGCCTGCAATCTGGCTTCTATCAACTTAGTGAAGTTCTTAAATCCAGATGGCAGTTTTGATTTTGAATCGTTGATTCACACCGCACGCACTTTGTTTGTCGCCCAAGAAATCCTGGTCGATTATTCAAGTTATCCGACGGAAAAGATTGCGCAGAATTCTCACGATTATCGTCCGCTGGGATTGGGTTTTGCGAATCTCGGTTCGCTGTTGATGCGTAAAGGTTTGCCTTACGATAGTCACGAGGGGCGTGCCTGGGCGGGTGCGCTGACATCGTTGATTCATGGTGTGGCTTATCTGACGTCAGCGGAAATGGCACGTGCTAAAGGAGCCTTTGCGGGCTTTAAGAAAAATCGTGCCCCGATGATGAAGGTTATGAAAATGCACGCGAAGGCCGTCAACGGTGTCGAGTGGGCGATGTTGCCACCGGGCCTTGATAAGGCCGTAAAAAATTTGTGGAAGGCTGTGCTTTATAACGGCAACAAGCACGGTTTTAGAAATGCGCAAGCGACAGTGATCGCACCGACGGGGACGATTGGTTTGTTGATGGATTGTGATACGACGGGGATTGAACCTGATTTCTCGTTGATCAAATTTAAAAAACTTGTGGGCGGTGGTGAAATTCAAATCGTCAATCAAGCTGTAGAGCCGGCACTTCGTGCTCTTAATTATTCGGACGATCAGATCTCACGTATTTTAAAATGGGTCGAAGAGCATAACTCACTCGAGCATTGTCCTGATGTGAAGAAAGAGCATTTGCCAGTTTTCGATTGCGCGAATGCAGCCCCCGGCGGCCGTGTGCTGTCACCTGAAAGCCATGTGAAAATGATGGCAGTGGTGCAACCTTTTATCAGTGGCGCGATCTCTAAAACGGTGAATTTACCGAATGCCGCCACAGAAAAAGATATTAGCGATATTTATTTCTTGGCTTGGCGTTTGGGCGTAAAGGCCGTCGCGGTGTATCGTGATGGCAGCAAACAAAGTCAGCCGCTTAATCTTAAAATCAAAGGTGAAACCCTTGAGGGAAAAACCAAAGAAATTAAAGTGGATATTGTCCCCGAATTTACCATGAAATGCCCTGAGTGTGGCAGCGACACAGTGCTCACAAGTGGCTGTTATCGTTGCCCCAATTGCGGCACTACGGTAGGTTGCTCGTAG
- a CDS encoding 2Fe-2S iron-sulfur cluster-binding protein, with amino-acid sequence MKVKFIPQNVEVEVSPDKSLLQIATENHIEIRSICKGVPSCAECRVRIREGENNILPPNKAELSLIGTSYFIDGRRLSCQVHCFGDVTVDLTEQVERQENQTKKIRGFRTNKQMESKAVNDMMLLDEKEAAAAASSATQSSADEGSSEPQQAKEQAPREHKPQQQQHKPQQNRPQHQNQKGGGQQQGKGQQQQGQKQNNQNQNQNRQQNQGKQQHNQQQAKGGGQQQQNKPQHQNQNKQGGQQQGKGQHQQKGGNPNQQQPKQHNQNQQQQKPKPQQGPTGNSDSGDKA; translated from the coding sequence ATGAAAGTTAAGTTTATTCCGCAGAATGTAGAAGTCGAAGTGTCTCCTGATAAGAGCCTTTTGCAGATTGCTACGGAAAATCATATTGAGATCCGCTCTATCTGTAAGGGTGTTCCTTCTTGCGCTGAATGCCGTGTGCGTATTCGCGAAGGAGAAAACAATATTCTTCCGCCCAATAAAGCGGAATTAAGCCTTATCGGCACAAGCTATTTCATCGACGGTCGTCGTCTGAGTTGCCAAGTGCATTGCTTTGGTGACGTAACTGTCGATTTGACTGAACAAGTTGAGCGCCAAGAAAATCAAACGAAAAAAATCCGCGGCTTTAGAACCAATAAACAAATGGAATCTAAAGCAGTGAACGACATGATGTTGTTGGACGAAAAAGAAGCGGCAGCTGCGGCTTCTTCTGCAACACAAAGTTCTGCTGATGAAGGCTCGTCTGAACCTCAACAAGCAAAAGAACAAGCTCCAAGAGAGCACAAACCTCAACAGCAACAACACAAGCCGCAGCAGAACAGACCCCAACACCAAAATCAAAAAGGTGGTGGTCAGCAGCAGGGCAAAGGCCAACAACAACAAGGCCAAAAGCAGAACAATCAGAACCAAAATCAAAATCGCCAACAGAACCAAGGCAAGCAGCAACACAATCAGCAGCAAGCTAAGGGCGGCGGTCAGCAACAACAGAATAAGCCGCAACACCAAAATCAGAACAAACAAGGTGGGCAGCAACAAGGTAAGGGACAACACCAACAAAAAGGTGGGAACCCAAACCAACAGCAACCTAAGCAACATAATCAGAATCAACAGCAGCAAAAACCGAAGCCGCAACAAGGCCCAACGGGAAATTCTGATTCTGGCGACAAGGCTTAG
- a CDS encoding iron-sulfur cluster assembly accessory protein, translating to MITISPEAATKLATLKKEEGKADDAFLRVEVKKGGCSGLSYKMDFDTSSRDGDKAFESNGQKVVVDPQSMLYILGMTLEYSGGLNGKGFVFNNPNASKNCGCGSSFNV from the coding sequence ATGATCACTATTTCCCCGGAAGCAGCTACAAAGCTTGCGACATTGAAAAAAGAAGAAGGCAAAGCTGACGATGCATTTCTTCGCGTGGAAGTAAAAAAAGGCGGCTGCTCTGGCTTGTCTTACAAAATGGACTTCGACACGAGCTCTCGTGATGGTGACAAAGCGTTTGAATCAAACGGTCAAAAAGTTGTCGTTGATCCACAAAGCATGCTTTACATCTTGGGTATGACTTTGGAGTATTCTGGTGGTTTGAACGGTAAAGGTTTCGTGTTCAACAACCCGAATGCATCTAAGAACTGCGGTTGCGGTTCGTCGTTCAACGTTTAA
- a CDS encoding cysteine desulfurase family protein, with protein MESPVSKDSGVYLDYNATTPIDPQVFAVMEPYLKEFYGNPSSAAHHWGWAADNAVQKARAQIASLIGSKPSEITFTAGATEGNNWLIFGLISKIREENPNEPIHMITTSVEHHSIIHAMSAAKAQHVEIDILPVDKFGQVEIETVRKAIKPHTKLISIIWVNNEIGTINPIVEIAKIAKENKIYFHTDATQAAGKIPINVTEMGIDLMSFSAHKLYGPKGIGALYIRSKDPKVQINPLFFGGGQEKGLRAGTLNVPAIVGFGAAAEICEHVMKEEAARLTKLRDLLWKTLQEKIPDVKLNGHPTMRAPNNLNITLPVTTDSILGRIQKLGVSMGSACTSGTMTMSHVLGSIGLTLEEAQGSLRMTLGRWSTEEEVLRAADILQSAIAKQNK; from the coding sequence ATGGAAAGTCCTGTTAGCAAAGATTCTGGCGTCTATCTCGATTACAATGCGACCACTCCCATTGACCCGCAAGTTTTTGCCGTCATGGAACCTTATCTTAAAGAATTCTACGGCAATCCATCAAGTGCTGCTCACCATTGGGGTTGGGCCGCAGACAACGCCGTTCAAAAAGCGCGCGCACAAATTGCTTCATTGATTGGAAGCAAACCTTCTGAAATCACATTTACGGCGGGAGCAACTGAAGGAAACAATTGGTTGATCTTCGGCTTGATTTCTAAAATACGCGAAGAAAACCCCAATGAACCGATTCACATGATCACAACTTCGGTTGAACATCATTCAATCATTCACGCGATGAGTGCAGCGAAAGCTCAGCATGTTGAAATCGACATTCTGCCTGTTGATAAGTTCGGCCAAGTCGAAATTGAAACTGTTCGTAAGGCGATCAAACCACATACAAAATTGATCAGCATCATCTGGGTGAATAACGAAATCGGCACGATCAATCCCATTGTAGAAATCGCAAAGATCGCGAAAGAAAATAAAATATATTTCCACACTGATGCGACTCAAGCCGCAGGAAAAATTCCAATCAACGTGACAGAGATGGGAATTGATCTGATGTCATTCTCTGCCCATAAACTCTATGGTCCGAAAGGCATTGGGGCGTTGTATATTCGTTCGAAAGATCCCAAAGTTCAGATCAATCCGTTGTTCTTTGGTGGTGGTCAGGAAAAAGGTTTGCGAGCTGGAACTTTAAATGTACCAGCGATCGTAGGTTTCGGTGCTGCTGCGGAAATTTGCGAACACGTTATGAAAGAAGAAGCTGCTCGTTTAACGAAACTGCGTGATCTTTTATGGAAGACGTTGCAAGAAAAAATTCCTGACGTAAAACTCAACGGTCATCCGACAATGCGCGCTCCAAATAATTTGAACATCACTCTGCCTGTTACGACGGACAGTATCTTGGGTCGCATTCAAAAGTTGGGTGTCAGCATGGGCTCGGCCTGCACCTCGGGAACCATGACGATGAGTCACGTTCTGGGTAGCATCGGCCTTACGCTGGAAGAAGCTCAGGGATCGCTGCGCATGACCTTAGGACGCTGGAGTACCGAAGAGGAAGTTCTACGTGCTGCCGACATCCTTCAGAGCGCCATAGCAAAGCAAAATAAGTAA
- a CDS encoding RNA methyltransferase: protein MFPYGTDIEVNTHLKVNYQVVLEKIGPLLTADRVQKIERVVAQRNFDTAVVLESIYDRGNISAVMRSAEGLGFGNFHVIETQEKFKESARVTQGADKWVETKKWKSTAECVKNLKSQGYKIYVTHLDARSKPLHEVDFTGKCALVLGNEKDGVSPEMVAAADQTIIIPMSGFVQSFNISVAGALALYHISQDRLKHLGSNASLNETEQAILRAHYYMRTQDSSYKVLEELFDRGALS from the coding sequence ATGTTTCCATACGGGACCGATATTGAAGTGAATACGCACCTGAAGGTGAACTACCAAGTGGTGCTTGAAAAGATCGGTCCTTTGTTGACGGCAGATCGTGTGCAAAAAATCGAGCGCGTTGTCGCGCAAAGAAATTTCGACACGGCTGTCGTTCTTGAAAGCATCTATGACCGCGGAAATATTTCTGCGGTGATGCGTTCTGCGGAAGGTCTTGGCTTCGGCAATTTTCATGTCATTGAAACTCAAGAAAAATTCAAAGAGTCGGCACGTGTTACTCAAGGTGCTGACAAGTGGGTTGAAACTAAAAAGTGGAAATCGACTGCCGAGTGCGTGAAAAACTTGAAGTCACAAGGTTATAAAATCTATGTGACTCACTTGGATGCGCGCTCTAAACCTTTGCATGAAGTGGACTTCACTGGGAAGTGCGCTCTTGTATTGGGTAATGAGAAAGACGGTGTCAGCCCTGAAATGGTTGCGGCTGCCGATCAAACAATCATCATTCCAATGTCAGGCTTCGTACAGAGCTTCAATATCTCTGTCGCAGGGGCCTTGGCGCTTTATCATATTTCGCAAGACCGTTTAAAACATTTGGGCAGCAATGCTTCGCTCAATGAAACGGAACAAGCGATCCTTCGCGCTCATTATTACATGCGCACACAAGATTCTTCGTACAAGGTCTTGGAAGAGCTGTTCGATCGCGGAGCTTTGTCTTAA